The Dermacentor albipictus isolate Rhodes 1998 colony chromosome 2, USDA_Dalb.pri_finalv2, whole genome shotgun sequence genome has a segment encoding these proteins:
- the LOC135897383 gene encoding NADH-cytochrome b5 reductase 3-like, which produces MAAMPAFSLPWGRRRLLLVVAGAATAAGALAVLVVLARRLRLLLAGDVLLADQGAYYTVALQDRMLLTHNVRLLRFSLPDPSQRLGLRPGEHVYLHAHQGGRAVVRPYTPVSLCDKRGTFDLIVKVYVGDASAAVPGGGVMSQYLDQLAPGDEIQVQGPKGRFVYEGRGRFALVRDPYRRLPPAVRLGLIAAGSGITPMLQLLRHMFADPLDRTDVVMVDVNSTQDDIIAREELDGYAQLFSGNFSIWHVLSKLPATGAPANFLQGRLTAEILAARLPPPGVDTMVLCCGPPRLISEVCKPALRDIGHSAEQVLIF; this is translated from the coding sequence CGTTCTGGTGGTGCTGGCCCGCCGGCTGCGCCTGCTGCTCGCCGGCGACGTGCTGCTCGCGGACCAGGGCGCCTACTACACGGTCGCGCTGCAGGACCGGATGCTGCTGACGCACAACGTGCGCCTGCTGCGGTTCTCGCTGCCCGACCCGTCGCAGCGGCTCGGCCTCCGCCCCGGCGAGCACGTGTACCTGCACGCGCACCAGGGCGGCCGCGCGGTCGTGCGCCCCTACACGCCGGTCAGCCTCTGCGACAAGCGCGGCACCTTCGACCTGATCGTCAAGGTGTACGTGGGCGACGCCTCGGCGGCAGTTCCCGGCGGCGGAGTCATGTCGCAGTACCTGGACCAGCTCGCGCCCGGAGACGAGATCCAGGTGCAGGGACCCAAGGGCCGGTTCGTGTACGAAGGGCGCGGCCGCTTCGCGCTGGTGCGCGACCCCTACCGCCGGCTGCCGCCGGCGGTCCGGCTGGGACTGATCGCGGCCGGGTCGGGCATCACCCCGatgctgcagctgctgcggcACATGTTCGCCGACCCGCTGGATCGCACCGACGTCGTCATGGTGGACGTCAACTCCACGCAGGACGACATCATCGCCCGCGAAGAGCTCGACGGTTACGCGCAGCTCTTCAGCGGCAACTTCAGCATCTGGCACGTGCTGAGCAAGCTGCCGGCGACTGGCGCGCCGGCCAACTTCCTCCAGGGCCGACTGACCGCGGAGATACTGGCCGCGCGGCTGCCGCCTCCTGGCGTCGACACGATGGTGCTGTGCTGCGGGCCTCCGCGTCTCATCAGCGAGGTGTGCAAGCCGGCGCTGAGGGACATCGGCCACTCGGCCGAGCAGGTGCTCATCTTTTGA